Proteins found in one Synechococcus sp. LA31 genomic segment:
- a CDS encoding HEAT repeat domain-containing protein codes for MTQALSGAAIAAVIAACWLLGRPRPKILRSTDASAVAALNRTQMELVLARDEGPAVDHPIPIAPALPTAADRRGRLQLLAELERQFQAGGSQRQQALAVCAAWRHRDALPLIRRGLRDSDQQVAALAAEAMQAFRGRTAAATAQVTPVKPPRNVSRTR; via the coding sequence ATGACCCAGGCCCTCTCCGGAGCAGCAATCGCCGCCGTGATCGCCGCGTGTTGGCTGCTGGGGCGGCCACGGCCCAAGATCCTCCGCTCCACCGACGCTTCCGCGGTGGCCGCCCTGAACCGCACCCAAATGGAGCTGGTGCTCGCCCGCGACGAGGGGCCAGCCGTCGATCACCCCATCCCGATAGCTCCGGCACTGCCAACCGCGGCCGACCGGCGCGGCCGCCTGCAGCTACTGGCCGAACTGGAGCGCCAATTCCAGGCGGGTGGCAGCCAACGCCAACAAGCCCTGGCGGTGTGCGCAGCCTGGCGCCACCGGGATGCGCTGCCCCTGATCCGCCGCGGCCTGCGCGACAGCGATCAACAGGTGGCAGCCCTAGCGGCAGAAGCAATGCAGGCCTTCCGCGGCCGCACCGCCGCAGCAACAGCTCAGGTCACACCCGTTAAACCGCCCCGCAATGTTTCCCGCACGCGGTAG
- a CDS encoding glycosyltransferase family 2 protein: MSASVAPELSIVVPLFNEEESLPHLVAKLLEALRPLGRTFELVLVDDGSSDATAAVLRQLSTTTPELVAVLLRRNYGQTPAMSAGFDASRGRVIITLDGDLQNDPADIPMLLEQLEQGFDLVSGWRHQRQDNAVSRLLPSKVANRLIARVTGVKLHDYGCSLKAYRRELVEDMNLYGELHRFLPALAYIEGARISEVKVNHNARQFGQSKYGIDRTFRVLMDLLTVWFMKRFLTRPMYVFGFGGLVGIALGAVLSTYLLVEKLMGAEIGDRPLLLVAVLALIAGVQLFCFGLLAELQMRTYHESQGRPIYRVRETLRGGLTGVT; the protein is encoded by the coding sequence GTGAGCGCAAGCGTTGCCCCCGAGCTCTCCATCGTGGTGCCGCTCTTCAACGAGGAGGAGAGCCTTCCGCACTTGGTGGCCAAGCTGCTTGAGGCTCTACGCCCCCTCGGTCGCACCTTTGAGTTGGTGCTCGTCGACGACGGCTCCAGCGATGCAACCGCCGCCGTACTGCGGCAGCTGAGCACCACCACACCGGAGTTGGTGGCAGTGCTGCTGCGACGCAACTACGGCCAGACGCCGGCCATGTCAGCTGGCTTTGATGCCAGTCGCGGCCGCGTGATCATCACGCTCGATGGCGATCTCCAAAATGATCCCGCCGATATCCCGATGCTGCTTGAGCAGCTTGAGCAGGGCTTTGACTTGGTGAGCGGCTGGCGCCATCAGCGCCAGGACAATGCCGTCAGCCGTCTTCTGCCTAGCAAGGTCGCCAACCGGCTGATCGCCCGGGTCACCGGGGTGAAGCTGCACGACTACGGCTGCTCACTGAAGGCCTACCGGCGCGAGCTGGTGGAGGACATGAACCTCTATGGCGAGCTGCACCGCTTCCTGCCAGCCCTGGCCTACATCGAGGGGGCGCGCATCAGTGAGGTGAAGGTGAACCACAACGCCCGCCAGTTCGGGCAGAGCAAATACGGCATCGACCGCACGTTCCGGGTGCTGATGGATCTGCTCACCGTGTGGTTCATGAAACGATTCCTCACCCGGCCGATGTATGTGTTCGGTTTTGGCGGCCTCGTGGGTATCGCGCTGGGGGCTGTGCTCAGTACCTATCTGCTGGTGGAGAAGCTGATGGGGGCTGAGATCGGTGATCGTCCGCTGCTGCTCGTCGCGGTGTTGGCTTTGATTGCTGGAGTACAGCTCTTCTGCTTTGGACTGTTGGCGGAGCTGCAGATGCGCACCTACCACGAAAGCCAGGGCCGGCCGATCTACCGCGTGCGGGAAACATTGCGGGGCGGTTTAACGGGTGTGACCTGA